Sequence from the Candidatus Omnitrophota bacterium genome:
GAAGTATGCCATTCGTATCTTGTGAGAATAGCCCACTCAAAAGAAGGGTCTTTGCAGGAAAAATCCCAGGCCGTTTATTATGCCTCAAAAATAATAACGGAAATGACCGAGCGGCTCCAAACTCTAGGATATCTTCCTTCGGCTCCCCAGAAAGTAATAGGAGATATTTATCATCATAATGATTGTGATGATAAATCAATCGCGGAAGCTAAAGAAAAGCTTAAAGAAATCGAGAAAATTGCGCAAGAGACAGGCGCTCTCGATGAAGACACAAAAAAGCGCATCGAGTTATTGAAGACAAAAATCGAGAAGACAGAGATAGTCAAAGAAGTGGAAGATTTAGGTAAAGACCAAAACAGCAAAAATAAGGAGGAAACAAAAAATGAGTAATATAAATAATAGCGAAAGAGAGTTAAGAAAAAGTCTAGGCGAAAAATCAATCGAGGCATTCGCGAGGCTGTATTTTTCCCACTACCTTAAAAACGAAATATGCTCATTCCATAA
This genomic interval carries:
- a CDS encoding helix-turn-helix domain-containing protein — translated: MDNPVDNKNKEESPVFKIIQEIKDKTRDAKDMPKESRQECVETLYSEGYSVSQIAQLLDRSEKTIKRDIQDIRQRGSVRPSVELAAQLVGDMLKKLEVCHSYLVRIAHSKEGSLQEKSQAVYYASKIITEMTERLQTLGYLPSAPQKVIGDIYHHNDCDDKSIAEAKEKLKEIEKIAQETGALDEDTKKRIELLKTKIEKTEIVKEVEDLGKDQNSKNKEETKNE